Proteins encoded by one window of Streptomyces clavuligerus:
- the mtrB gene encoding MtrAB system histidine kinase MtrB codes for MGRLLRGGRPCRDRGLGRLALRLLRRSLRRPLLPAVRLWRRNIQLRIVVTTLLMSLGVVVVLGFVVVGQVRNGLVDAKKQAVESQAVAGFAVARQLASEPVESRGRDGAATDDPSAAAGSWRTDLLEQLVGGGQGTFNVVALSADPEGTGPNRGPRTSGGVDVASVPEALRARVAENQGAQLTFTEITYRGGGHASEPGLVVGTRLNDADGNPYELYYLFPLSEEQQSLNLVRGTLATAGLFLVVLLGAIAWVVVRQIVTPVRMAAGIAERLSAGRLQERMKVTGEDDIARLGEAFNKMAQSLQLKIQQLEELSRMQRRFVSDVSHELRTPLTTVRMAADVIHEARVDFDPVTARSAELLGDQLDRFESLLSDLLEISRFDAGAAALEAEAIDLREVVRRVIGGAEPLAERKGTRIRVAGDEQPVVAEADARRVERVLRNLVVNAVEHGEGRDVVVRLAAAGGAVAVAVRDYGVGLKPGEATRVFNRFWRADPARARTTGGTGLGLSIAVEDARLHGGWLQAWGEPGGGSQFRLTLPRTADEPLRGSPIPLEPEDSRQNRERTRAGSAGTKLSGHLLATVPVQPVPGRSPLPVPPLAAPSGVDPAALPGSGARVVARPVERQEGSVVRVPLEGEDRTRGN; via the coding sequence GTGGGACGTCTGCTGAGGGGCGGGCGGCCGTGCCGCGACCGCGGGCTGGGACGTCTCGCGCTGAGGCTGCTGCGGCGGTCGCTGCGCCGTCCGCTGCTGCCCGCGGTGCGGCTGTGGCGTCGGAACATTCAGCTCCGGATCGTGGTCACCACGCTGCTGATGTCACTCGGCGTAGTGGTGGTGCTCGGTTTCGTGGTCGTCGGCCAGGTGCGCAACGGACTGGTCGACGCCAAGAAGCAGGCGGTGGAGAGCCAGGCCGTCGCGGGGTTCGCGGTCGCCAGGCAGCTCGCCAGCGAGCCGGTGGAGTCCCGGGGGCGGGACGGCGCGGCGACGGACGACCCGTCCGCCGCGGCCGGCTCCTGGCGCACGGATCTGCTGGAGCAGCTCGTGGGCGGCGGCCAGGGGACCTTCAATGTGGTGGCGCTGAGCGCCGACCCCGAGGGCACCGGCCCCAACCGGGGGCCGCGTACGTCGGGCGGTGTGGACGTCGCGTCCGTCCCCGAGGCCCTGCGGGCCCGGGTGGCGGAGAACCAGGGCGCGCAGCTCACGTTCACCGAGATCACCTATCGCGGTGGTGGGCACGCGTCCGAGCCCGGGCTGGTCGTCGGGACCCGGCTCAACGACGCCGACGGCAATCCGTACGAGCTGTACTACCTCTTCCCGCTGTCGGAGGAACAGCAGTCGCTCAATCTGGTCCGCGGCACCCTCGCCACGGCCGGGCTGTTTCTCGTGGTGCTGTTGGGGGCCATCGCCTGGGTGGTGGTGCGGCAGATCGTCACGCCGGTGCGGATGGCGGCGGGGATCGCCGAGCGGCTGTCGGCGGGGCGGCTCCAGGAGCGGATGAAGGTCACCGGCGAGGACGACATCGCCCGGCTGGGTGAGGCGTTCAACAAGATGGCGCAGAGCCTCCAGCTGAAGATCCAGCAACTGGAGGAGCTGTCGCGGATGCAGCGGCGGTTCGTCTCGGACGTCTCCCACGAGCTGCGGACGCCGTTGACGACCGTACGGATGGCGGCGGACGTCATCCATGAGGCGCGGGTCGACTTCGATCCGGTGACGGCGCGCTCGGCGGAGCTGCTGGGCGACCAGCTCGACCGTTTCGAGTCGCTGCTCTCGGACCTGCTGGAGATCAGCCGTTTCGACGCGGGAGCCGCGGCGCTGGAGGCCGAGGCGATAGATCTGCGCGAGGTGGTCCGGCGGGTGATCGGCGGTGCCGAGCCGCTGGCGGAGCGCAAGGGCACCCGGATACGGGTGGCCGGTGACGAGCAGCCGGTGGTGGCCGAGGCGGATGCCCGCCGGGTCGAGCGGGTGCTGCGGAATCTGGTGGTCAACGCGGTGGAGCACGGGGAGGGCCGGGATGTGGTGGTCCGGCTGGCCGCCGCGGGCGGAGCCGTCGCGGTCGCGGTGCGCGACTACGGCGTCGGGCTGAAGCCGGGTGAGGCCACCCGGGTCTTCAACCGTTTCTGGCGGGCCGACCCGGCGCGGGCGCGCACCACGGGCGGCACCGGGCTGGGGCTGTCCATCGCGGTCGAGGACGCCCGGCTGCACGGGGGCTGGCTCCAGGCGTGGGGCGAGCCGGGCGGCGGTTCGCAGTTCCGGCTGACGCTGCCGCGGACGGCCGACGAGCCGCTGCGGGGCTCCCCGATACCCCTGGAGCCGGAGGACTCGCGGCAGAACCGGGAGCGGACCCGGGCCGGATCGGCCGGAACGAAGCTCTCCGGGCACTTGCTGGCCACCGTGCCCGTTCAACCGGTGCCGGGGCGTTCGCCGCTGCCGGTGCCGCCTCTCGCGGCGCCCTCGGGGGTCGATCCGGCGGCGCTGCCGGGCAGCGGTGCCCGGGTGGTGGCGCGCCCGGTGGAGCGGCAGGAGGGTTCCGTGGTCCGGGTGCCGCTGGAGGGGGAGGACAGGACGCGTGGGAACTGA
- a CDS encoding LpqB family beta-propeller domain-containing protein: protein MPDSGEIRAVKASPRTDSQVRVEAVPPRKGATPLQVVEGFLEAMTSDDADFATAREYLAPEVSDKWQPEAGTTVLAEAPETGQAREGGSSNPGMDFPLHGRKIAQVDSQLAYEAFTPADYSRTIHLSQRKSQDGSDALEWRIDQLPPGLVLGASDFQRNYRPVNKYYFAVGRNTVVADPVFIRQRLDPSTLMDPVTQSVRSLLDGPTAELAPVVESSFPRGTRLKDGVALTFDDRNTLEVPLNEKANGVSRAQCDKMAAQILFTLKDLSSSRVDQVELQRANGGMLCAFSSGQEEAYAPDHLWPRAGNQYIVDGGGRLAVLPRDGQGVPSPVLGPLGREQQSTGQIAVARDEKTAAVVSADGRELRVAPIFSARTQIPPPLVRSKGAGPEQRLSAPSWDGLGDLWVADRDPGHGGLLRFAGGTGEPRPVRIVPEPDGARIESVRLSADGVRIALLLERDGRTTLQIGRVERTGPGDDPEVRVTALRPAAPQMETVTAVSWAGPSRLVVVGKEAGEVQQMRYIQTDGSTSAASVLPGLNNVEAVAASDDERLPLVAHSDGEGIVRLPSGANWQKVVSEGSSPVYPG from the coding sequence ATGCCCGACAGCGGTGAGATCCGCGCGGTCAAGGCGTCCCCGCGAACCGACTCCCAGGTCCGGGTGGAGGCCGTGCCGCCGCGGAAGGGAGCGACGCCGCTCCAGGTCGTCGAGGGCTTCCTGGAGGCGATGACCAGCGACGACGCCGACTTCGCCACGGCTCGCGAGTATCTGGCGCCCGAGGTGTCGGACAAGTGGCAGCCGGAGGCGGGGACGACGGTGCTGGCCGAGGCCCCCGAGACCGGGCAGGCGCGCGAGGGCGGTTCGAGCAATCCGGGCATGGACTTCCCGCTGCACGGCAGGAAGATCGCCCAGGTGGACTCGCAGCTCGCCTACGAGGCGTTCACGCCCGCCGACTACAGCAGGACGATCCATCTGTCCCAGCGCAAGTCGCAGGACGGGTCGGACGCCCTGGAGTGGCGTATCGACCAGTTGCCGCCGGGGCTGGTGCTCGGCGCTTCCGACTTCCAGCGCAACTACCGCCCCGTCAACAAGTACTACTTCGCCGTCGGACGGAACACGGTGGTGGCCGATCCCGTCTTCATCCGCCAGCGGCTCGATCCGTCCACCCTGATGGACCCCGTGACCCAGTCGGTGCGCTCGCTGCTCGACGGGCCGACGGCGGAGCTGGCGCCGGTGGTGGAGTCGTCCTTCCCCCGGGGCACCCGGCTGAAGGACGGCGTGGCCCTCACCTTCGACGACCGGAACACGCTGGAGGTCCCTCTCAACGAGAAGGCGAACGGCGTCAGCAGGGCCCAGTGCGACAAGATGGCCGCGCAGATCCTCTTCACCCTGAAGGACCTCTCGTCCAGCCGGGTCGACCAGGTCGAGCTCCAGCGGGCCAACGGCGGCATGCTGTGCGCCTTCAGCAGCGGCCAGGAGGAGGCGTACGCGCCGGACCACCTCTGGCCCCGGGCGGGCAATCAGTACATCGTCGACGGCGGTGGACGGCTGGCCGTGCTGCCCAGGGACGGCCAGGGCGTACCGTCGCCGGTGCTGGGGCCACTGGGCAGGGAACAGCAGTCGACGGGCCAGATCGCGGTGGCGCGGGACGAGAAGACGGCGGCCGTGGTCTCCGCGGACGGGCGGGAGCTGCGGGTCGCGCCGATCTTCTCCGCGCGGACGCAGATACCGCCGCCCCTGGTGCGGAGCAAAGGCGCCGGGCCGGAGCAGCGGCTCTCCGCGCCGAGCTGGGACGGGCTGGGTGATCTGTGGGTCGCCGACCGGGACCCCGGCCACGGTGGGCTGCTCCGCTTCGCGGGCGGTACGGGTGAGCCCCGGCCGGTGCGGATCGTCCCGGAGCCGGACGGCGCCCGGATCGAGTCCGTCCGGCTGTCGGCGGACGGTGTCAGGATCGCGCTGCTGCTGGAGCGGGACGGGCGGACCACCCTCCAGATCGGACGGGTCGAGCGCACGGGCCCCGGCGACGACCCGGAGGTGAGGGTGACCGCCCTGCGGCCCGCCGCGCCGCAGATGGAGACGGTGACGGCGGTCTCCTGGGCCGGGCCGAGCAGGCTGGTGGTGGTCGGCAAGGAGGCGGGCGAGGTGCAGCAGATGCGCTATATCCAGACCGACGGTTCCACCTCCGCCGCCTCGGTGCTGCCGGGGCTCAACAATGTGGAGGCCGTCGCCGCGTCCGACGACGAGCGGCTGCCTCTGGTGGCGCACTCCGACGGCGAGGGCATCGTGCGGCTTCCGTCCGGGGCGAACTGGCAGAAGGTCGTCAGTGAGGGGTCGTCGCCGGTCTACCCCGGCTGA
- a CDS encoding ComF family protein — MRGWWQEIRGLVLPTACAGCGTPGPVLCVTCGRTLEEGAARRVRPAPEPPGLPVVYACAAYTDAVRAVLIAHKERGALGLAGPLGAVLARAVRAALARDGAGAGPVFLVPVPSSRRAVRARGHDAGRRVALAAAGELRRAGERVRVLPVLRQCREVADQATLTAAERPANLGGALAAVPGAGRFLTGARTVLVDDLMTSGASLTEAARALRAAGAEGVSLSGRGVAAVVAVPPMSLP, encoded by the coding sequence ATGCGGGGATGGTGGCAGGAGATCCGCGGTCTGGTGCTGCCGACCGCCTGCGCGGGCTGCGGCACCCCTGGGCCGGTGCTGTGCGTGACGTGCGGACGGACGTTGGAGGAAGGGGCCGCGCGCCGGGTGAGACCGGCCCCGGAGCCGCCGGGACTGCCGGTGGTGTACGCGTGCGCGGCCTACACCGACGCGGTACGGGCGGTCCTCATCGCCCACAAGGAGCGGGGCGCGCTCGGGCTGGCCGGGCCGCTCGGCGCGGTGCTCGCGCGCGCGGTGCGCGCGGCCCTCGCCCGGGACGGCGCCGGGGCGGGCCCGGTGTTCCTGGTGCCCGTGCCCTCGTCCCGGCGGGCGGTGCGGGCGCGCGGGCACGACGCGGGACGGCGGGTCGCGCTGGCGGCGGCGGGCGAGCTGCGGCGCGCCGGGGAGCGGGTCCGCGTCCTGCCGGTGCTGAGGCAGTGCCGGGAGGTGGCGGACCAGGCCACCCTCACGGCCGCCGAGCGGCCCGCGAACCTCGGCGGAGCCCTCGCCGCCGTGCCCGGCGCGGGCCGGTTCCTCACGGGCGCGCGGACGGTGCTGGTGGACGATCTGATGACCTCGGGCGCCTCGCTGACCGAGGCGGCCCGGGCGCTGCGCGCGGCCGGGGCGGAAGGTGTTTCCCTATCCGGGCGGGGTGTGGCGGCCGTAGTCGCAGTCCCGCCCATGTCCCTCCCATAA
- the mtrA gene encoding two-component system response regulator MtrA has translation MMSIMKGRVLVVDDDTALAEMLGIVLRGEGFEPSFVADGDKALAAFREAKPDLVLLDLMLPGRDGIEVCRLIRAESGVPIVMLTAKSDTVDVVVGLESGADDYIIKPFKPKELVARIRARLRRSEEPAPEQLTIGDLVIDVAGHSVKRDGQSIALTPLEFDLLVALARKPWQVFTREVLLEQVWGYRHAADTRLVNVHVQRLRSKVEKDPERPEIVVTVRGVGYKAGPS, from the coding sequence ATGATGTCGATTATGAAGGGACGAGTCCTTGTCGTCGATGACGACACCGCATTGGCCGAGATGCTCGGAATTGTGCTGCGTGGCGAGGGTTTCGAGCCGTCGTTCGTGGCGGACGGCGACAAGGCGCTCGCAGCGTTCCGCGAGGCCAAGCCGGATCTTGTGTTGCTCGATCTGATGCTGCCCGGACGGGACGGCATCGAGGTGTGCAGGCTGATCCGGGCCGAGTCCGGCGTGCCCATCGTGATGCTCACGGCCAAGAGCGACACCGTGGATGTCGTCGTCGGCCTGGAGTCGGGCGCCGACGACTACATCATCAAGCCGTTCAAGCCGAAGGAACTGGTGGCCCGTATCCGGGCGCGGCTGCGGAGGTCGGAGGAGCCGGCCCCGGAGCAGCTCACGATCGGGGACCTGGTCATCGATGTGGCCGGGCACTCGGTGAAGCGGGACGGGCAGTCCATCGCGCTGACGCCGCTGGAGTTCGATCTGCTGGTCGCGCTGGCGCGCAAGCCGTGGCAGGTCTTCACCCGTGAGGTGCTGCTGGAGCAGGTGTGGGGGTACCGGCACGCGGCTGATACGCGGCTGGTCAACGTGCATGTCCAGCGGCTGCGCTCCAAGGTCGAGAAGGACCCGGAGCGCCCTGAGATCGTCGTGACCGTCCGTGGTGTCGGTTACAAGGCCGGACCGAGCTGA
- the hpf gene encoding ribosome hibernation-promoting factor, HPF/YfiA family: MDIVVKGRKTEVPERFRKHVAEKLKLDKIQKLDAKVISLDVEVSKEHNPRQADRSDRVEITLHSRGPVIRAEAAAGDPYAALDLATGKLEARLRKQHDKRNTRRGNGRLSAAEVADVVPGVAELNANGQPVVEEQQPPAIPTTRIGSLEVQGEGPLVVREKIHTAAPMTLDQALYEMELVGHDFYLFVDSETKQPSVVYRRHAYDYGVIHLETDPLAGAEGAGAGGALGG, encoded by the coding sequence GTGGACATCGTCGTCAAGGGCCGCAAGACCGAGGTGCCCGAGCGGTTCCGCAAGCACGTGGCCGAGAAGCTGAAGCTGGACAAGATCCAGAAGCTCGACGCCAAGGTGATCAGCCTGGACGTTGAAGTGTCCAAGGAACACAACCCGCGGCAGGCAGACCGTTCCGACCGCGTGGAGATCACACTCCACTCCAGGGGCCCGGTGATCCGGGCGGAGGCCGCGGCCGGCGATCCGTACGCAGCGCTCGACCTCGCCACGGGCAAGCTGGAGGCACGGCTGCGCAAGCAGCACGACAAGCGCAACACCCGCCGGGGCAACGGGCGGCTGTCGGCGGCGGAGGTCGCCGACGTGGTCCCCGGGGTCGCCGAGCTGAACGCCAACGGCCAGCCGGTGGTCGAGGAACAGCAGCCCCCGGCCATTCCCACCACGAGGATCGGCTCGCTCGAAGTGCAGGGCGAGGGGCCCCTGGTCGTCCGCGAGAAGATCCACACCGCGGCGCCGATGACGCTCGACCAGGCGCTCTACGAGATGGAGCTGGTCGGGCATGACTTCTATCTCTTCGTCGACTCCGAGACGAAGCAGCCCAGTGTCGTCTACCGGCGGCACGCCTATGACTACGGCGTCATCCATCTGGAGACCGACCCGCTGGCAGGAGCCGAGGGAGCGGGCGCCGGAGGTGCGCTCGGCGGCTGA